The genomic stretch AGTAATTGGTCGGAGCAAATACGTTCGGAGACACCTAGGAAACTGGATACTATTACTTCCTTACGTTTGTTAACGATAGAGTTTAGGGTGCTAAAGCTCAAGAATCAGTAAAATCCCTGTCAATAATAGACCTGATGGTGGGTTTGGAACCCTActtcaaaggaaagaaaaaatattttcatcacccacGACCACGAAAATAGTTAGCCATatattgttatcgataatgaaaatatgtttcgttgactaatttttttaagcaatataaCCATTTACtttatggaaatattttttaaatcttgaattttccgtgaaacaaacgcacccttaatgTCTCCactctctttattttccttGAATCTGATGATATTAGGATGTTGAGGCCTTTTTCTTGGCATTGATCGCTTAAGAGTAATGCAGGGGCATCTTTTTCATATCTCGTTGCTGGTGTTTGTATTTCGTTGAGGAGAAGATTTTAAATGCGGAGCTTAGTAATTTCATATTAAGGGCCAAATGACTACACCTCCTTCTTCCCTCACTATCCATACGCTCAGGATTCAGTCTCCCCATGCTTCCCGTCTTACAACTACCGAGATGAATCACGCGACAACAACGTTAAGAAAGTCTGGCATCTCGTGGAAACAAAATGTTTGCCCCTGAAAGCCATGCATTGAAGAAGGGTGCTTGTCATTGGTGGAAGACGTATCGCATAGTTTTTTGCCACTGTCCTTGTTTACAAGagtataattttctttttatgtttctcaGATGGCTCCAAAGCAGAAAATCAGAATCAAGCTTCGATCTTATTGGGTGTCCTTAATAGAGGACTCTTGCAAGCAGATAATGGATGCTGCTAGGACTACGAACGCGAAAACTATGGGTCCTGTGCCATTGCCAACCAAGAAGAGAATCTACTGTGTTCTCAAGTCACCGCACGTGCACAAGGACGCTCGGTTCCATTTTGAGATCAGAACCCACCAGCGCCTTATTGATATTCTTTATCCAACTGCACAAACAATAGATTCTCTTATGCAGCTTGACCTTCCTGCCGGTGTAGATGTTGAGGTCAAGCTTTGAAGAAGCACCTCTCTTGGTTAGGCAAGGTATCTTCACAGACTAGAGGTTTGCTTTCTCTCACTTTTGATTTTAGCATAGTTGTTCTGTTCGGTGATTGCATCTCTTCGCCAGTCGCTGAACAAACGAGAGAAATGTAATCTGCCTTCAGTTGGTTGTAAGTTAAAGATATGTACCTATCATTTTGTAACCAACTCATGATTTTTCTTAGCACAAGattgatagaagaaagcatTGCAATTGTCTCTAACATAATGCGATGATGACATCGAAGTGTTGGAGCAACATTTAGAGGTTAGATTTGGATTCTTTACAAGAGAGAATCTCGTAGATCTACCATAAGTTCTAGGCAGTAAAATCCTTATCATTGGACAGCCACGACTTCAAAAGGATTATCTGTAAAATGGGGCTCTGCGCTTATGAATTCTTTAAGTTGTAACTTGTGATTAAATTAACTTTGAAGAAGCACCTCTCTTGGTCAGGCAAGGTATCTTCACAAACTCGAGGTTTGCTTTCTCTCACTTTTGATTTTAGCATAGTTGTTTTGTTCGGTGATTGCATCTCTTCGCAAGTCGCTGAACAACGAGAGAAATGTAATCTGCCTTCTGTTGGTTGTAAGTTAAAGATATGTACCTATGATTTTGTAACCAACTCATGATTTTTCTTAGCACAAGattgatagaagaaagcatTGCAATTGTCTCTAACATAATGTGATGATGACATCGAAGTGTTAAGGCAACATTTAGAGGTTAGATTTGGATTCTTTACAAGAGAGAATCTCGTAGATCTACCATAAGTTCTAGGCAGTAAAATCCTTATCATTGGACAGCCACGACTTCAAAAGGATTATCTGTAAAATGGGGCTCTGCGCTTATGAATTCTTTAAGTTGTAACTTGTGATTAAATTAACTTTTGCTGCTGGTTCTGAGAACTTGAAATCCGGCCACTCTCTTCTGGGTTTTGTGCAAGTTGTTTGAAATCTAAGATATCAAATAGAACTTCCCTTGTATAATGATAGTTCATTGGACAATAACCTTTGCCTGGCTTGTGCTGGGTTCCCCCCAATTCTGGTTTTGGGCAGTGCCATGATACAAGTTCTCATATCTTGTAAGCATAATGGTCTCAGGTGGTCTTCAGATATTAGTAGCGATGTATCCTTTCCTATAATTGCTGCCTTCAGCAGTTACCAGGCAATTTTAGCAGAATGGTCCAGAGAATTCATTGAACTATATATATTCTGAAGTTAAATGGAGAATGACACAATCGTTTTGGAAGGCGGAGCGAAGAGCTGAGCGGAGTCATTTCTAAATTCTCATTTCCGGTTTACTTAATTCAACTGTCTTTCAAGTTCATGGTTCGCTAGCATGTTTAGAAAGTTTCTAACAAGTAATGCGGAATTACTAACGTCGTGTTTTAGTTACATTTACCCTTTCAGTGAAAAGCGAAAGATCTCAAGCGAGTTTGCTTGATGCTGGAACTGTTGCGCGTTTCATGTCATACTTATGTTTACTTACCATCACGGCATCACCTAATTGCGAAAAACTTCCAGCTGTTCTGATGACGAAGAAACTTTGAAATCCCAACGTCGCCTAATCGCAAGGACCACGGACGAACATGTAGGAGAAAAGCCAGCCTTTTAACTTGGGTTGCTGGGCAAGAGAAAACTCCGAGCCTTGTTGGGAATCGGAGGATTCTCCTTTGAGAGCTTTCTTATTCTCCGAAGTTAAAAAGTGATTAGAAACATCGATTCACGTTTAACCCCTTTCCCAAGTCAGTTCACCGGAAAGGCGTTCCGGCAAATGTCCCGATTTGATCTCACAGTTATTTGATGGCGTAActtttgattaaattgaaattggggAGACAATTGCATCCCGGCCCGCATCCCGTCATTGTCGGACTCCTCCAAATTGAGGAGGAGATCAAGGAAAACTTACTGAAAAAGACCAAATATTTACGAGAActtcaaatgatattttcaaCGTTATATTAACTAAAGcttgcaattgcattttcgctTGCTTTCCTCTCATTTGGACAACCGTCGCTCCACAATGAAAGGTACGATATCGTAGTTCACCTTCTACTCCTCTTTCGAATCAACGCAACAACACGAGAATCGGTCAAAAGTCAATCGTTCATGTTTCCTCCACATTCGCTATAATAAATGTACAAATCAATCTTCCCTTTCTccatcgtcatcttcttggttttcaaaattgaaaGCTTGTGCCGCACGTCGCCGTGCTTGACAAAGCTTTTGATTCGTCTTTGGATGACGGAAGTAGAATATTCGGGCGGGGAGGAGGGGGAATATGATGCCGACATGTGATGGGCCGCCATAAGATCCGAGGATCTATAAAAAAGAAGTGCTTTAAACAATATATCCTCGTATTAAATAAATAGACAGTACGAAAGAATTCGTCTTATATTGAATTAGATGTGACGATCCTGTGGGTTTGACGACCCTCGGGAATTTTGGTTGTCTAGGCATATAGCATATTGGCATGCTCTTTAGCATCTCGAAGGGGCAACCCCTTGCTTCATCGCACGTGCGAGGGAGATGACTCCGAATCGATCGCTCCATCGTATTCACTCGTAAGGGGACGTACTTTTCGAGCGAACATGCGTTGAAAAAGCTCCTTAGAGTTTGTCCACTCAttgaaactctctcttttcttggattAAGACGTCGGTTAGTTGCGATGATTACGCGATGTGCGATTATCGAACGTTTGCCCGCTCATTGagactctttcttttttgggattaaGATGAATCGATTAGTTGTGATGATTGCGCGATGTGCGATTAACGAATATTTGCCCGCTCGTTgagactctttcttttcttggattagGATGATTTGATTAGTTCATGTGATTGCGCGGTATGCAATTATCGAACAAAGATTTCATATTTGCATAACTTAAGCAAATGGACGGGAATCGCATGTACATAAATAACATATCTCAACACCCTTTCGGATTAGAAATGACAAGAGGGGTGGATGCGCACACGATATAAATGGAGGAAAACTCCCATTCTAATAATACTCTAAAATAgtgagaattaccaaaaaagtcctaaacctattacgattgtgccaattcagttctaaacattttgtatttgtaccaatttagtactTTTGAATGCTAGGCCAATTCCACTTCATGTGAATGTTCCAATTAGGCCTAGCATGCAGATTAATTTTTCCTAGGGGGCAAAATGACCAACCAAACTCAAGTTGAACCTGGCACAATTTGTCGAATAAGTTCCACGATGATTGGGTTTAGACAAGGGTGTTATAATACCTGTTTTTAGGAAATCACACCCTGGATGCATTGATAATCAATCTTTTCCAAAAGACTTTGAAATCCATGAATTTGTCATTTTTACCTATGAAGACAAACAATCGACTATCACACATATTTGTCAATTTATAATCCATTGCATACAAACAGGGAAATCAGTTTTTTAGactaaagtattttttttcgaaatttacTTTTAACTGGTACTCTGATTTACCACTTAATTTGGTGTGCAATTAGATAGGGATGGAGAGACAATTCAATTCTTGATTTTACAAAACATAGGTGAGGTATCAATTGCTGATTTGGCCACACCCTATCAATATAATAACTAGTCTGTTGATCGGTTTGTTGCTCGATTCAAAAAGACTAAAAATACATGCCTTACTTCACTCTTAGAAAAAAGGAATTCACAATTTTGGCTTTGAATTGATTTAAATTCAATCCAAGAGAAAAATTTAAAGCCCAATATTTCGCTGATTTATTTGAATTGGCAACGAGATTATCTAACTATGAGCAACTACTTCAGGATAGAGATAGATGGTCACATGAAGGCTTTTTGCAAAACGTGCTAACTAAGATaaaaattggcaaagaaaagtaaaacttGCTGATGAGAAGGAGGTACGGTGACTCTTGATTATTTAATCCAAAAGAATTGAATTATCAAtaaatcattcaattctttcaaaGGAGCATTTGTTGATAccaaaaaatgaccaacttttggTTATTATTGACAAATGATGGCTTAATCAATAAAAGCAGAGTTTGGTCACTAACTTTTTGGTTATTATCGACAGGTATCGAACTTAGTCAATAAGAACAGAGTTTGGTCAATAATGAACATATTGACAATTTGAAGCGAATCGACAACTTGTCGGTGAAGTTATCGACAACACAATTTAAAGTTATTGATGAGAGTTGAGTTTCTTGATAAAATTATGGATATCAACAACAAGCAATCAAAATAAAGATAACCGTTAATTGGTAACATCATATCTGTTCGTGAAGTAATTTTCAATAATCATCGAAAgggatttatttgtttttttattaaatttagcAACCACCATTTATAAGAATCATAAGTACCCAAGTATACCCTTTGTAAAACCCCTTTGAATGAACCAAAGAACTCAACGTTCTCGCAAATTTATTTCTACCTTTATTatttcgcaatttttttttccgtactTTAGGTCCCATTTGGTTTAACATTGGAAATGAGCATTgtggctctaaagtcccttggctaaatgcaaatggtgtttgattcattttttggctcattttgggagatgcaattgcatctcaaatacTCTCCAAAGTCTTTTAgttcaaagtacctctagaggtactttgggctaaatgaCTTTTGTGAAATgtaactaattttttattttattttaattttgtcatcttggTTTGTCGCCATCCGGCCGCTGCAGCTACCGCATGCCGGCCGCCGCCCATGCCGTACTCCGACTACCGCAGCCCACTTGCTAGCAGCTGCCGGCTGCCCGGCACCCACCGTCCGCCACCGCCCATCACCGCCACCCCCCTTTCGTTCGCCGCCCGTCGCAGCCGCCGCTAGCCGCCCCCCACCCCCCGGTCGCCCGCCCATCGAAcctcgccgccgccacccgTCGGTCGCCGTTCGCCATCGCCACCAGCCCGACCCCCCGGCGTTGCCCGCCGATCGCCCCCACTTgcctcggtttttttttttcaaaatgtaaaaatattttacaaatttcatttttcaccaaacaatatttacgtCAAAGTAGCTTTCTGGTCTTGGAAGAAGATCCTAGACCTTCGCTCCGAAGTCTTTCGATTGTTTTCTTAGAGGATTGGGAGTGGTCACTCGATATCTTTCTGGTTTGTTAATTGGCATACTAGAGGACCCTTATACAACCTTTTCTCGGCGTGGGATATCTACACCTCTCGCATACCATGAGATATTTCGCTCCGGACCTTCTTCTCTACGAATTGGAGCAACTCGACCACTTTAGCTTCTTTCACAGGCTGGTCGGGTCCCGCACCTTCCTTCGATGATGGGAGAGCCGACCGTCCGATTTGGCATGGACATCCTTCAGGCACATTCTCGGTTTCCTCGGCTTGGGACAATCCGAGACCCAAAGGCCGTCATGTTGCCTGGTCATCGTTCATTTGGGATAGAGATATCTCCCCCGGATATGGTTTCCTTCTCCGGACCATCACGCCGAATCGACTTCCCACTCGGGTTTTGCTCCTAAACTACCGTAGAATTTTGGAAGGTACATGTGCCTTTTGTCATGCAAGACCGGATTCCATTGATCACTTGTTCTTTGGTTGCCCTACTACCGCTTCATTAGTGCTTTTTTGGGCCACCAAATGCAACTTATCATGGCGTAACGGACCATGGCAAGATATGATGCGGTGGGCTAAACATACGTT from Rhodamnia argentea isolate NSW1041297 chromosome 2, ASM2092103v1, whole genome shotgun sequence encodes the following:
- the LOC115739412 gene encoding 30S ribosomal protein S10, chloroplastic, giving the protein MASCSISAALFSSLPVANSHTICQKPKPSLASLPSPKALKLKTLKSSQAAKVSAAPEALDAQETLDGPDSGAVEMAPKQKIRIKLRSYWVSLIEDSCKQIMDAARTTNAKTMGPVPLPTKKRIYCVLKSPHVHKDARFHFEIRTHQRLIDILYPTAQTIDSLMQLDLPAGVDVEVKL